From Coffea arabica cultivar ET-39 chromosome 2e, Coffea Arabica ET-39 HiFi, whole genome shotgun sequence, the proteins below share one genomic window:
- the LOC113731786 gene encoding tubulin-folding cofactor D-like isoform X1, with protein MAVATKVAIEDVVKQVVSEDDDERDTCHIVMQRYFLQEWKIVKSLLDDIVAAGRVSDFSSVRKIRSILDKYQEQSQLVEPYLEHIVPPIMFIIRSQTAELGVASEGILDVIKPLSIIIYNVVTVCGYKAVIKFFPHQVSDLELAVSLLEKCHNTDSGTSLREESTGEMEAKCVILLWLSILVLIPFDLSSVDTSMVDGNNVDRGELPPLVQRIIGFAKDYLSSSGPMRTIAGLLLSRLLTRPDMSKAFSSFTNWTHEVLSSQTNDVTDHFRLLGAGEALAAIFKTGSPKLLLEVVPTVWSDTSALMKSNTAVRSPLLRKFLVKLSQRIALACLPNRPPSWHYVGRTSTLGEHIPSGVPKSDQGNDSSKIFSNFCDQDECCPQEEDMDVPEIVEEIIELLLSGLRDTDTVVRWSAAKGIGRITSHLTCTLADEVLASILELFSPGEGDGSWHGGCLAMAELARRGLLLPINFCKVVPVVVKALHYDIRRGPHSVGSHVRDAAAYVCWAFGRSYYHTDMRSVLEQLASHLLTIACYDREVNCRRAAAAAFQENVGRQGNFPHGIDIVNTADYFALSSRVNSYLHVAVCIAEYDDYLHPFVDELRHSKICHWDKGLRELATNALSALVRYKPDYFAGVILEKLIPCTLSSDLCMRHGATLAVGEVILALHKCGYLLSTDKQKQIAGIVPAIEKARLYRGKGGEIMRSAVSRFIECISLAHIQLTEKIKRSFLDTLNENLRHPNSQIQHAAVEALKRFVCAYLVGLGNKSIYDILPKYLEQLSDANVAARRGSALALGVLPSDILASQWKVVLLKLCSCCEIENNPEDRDAESRVNAVKALVSVCETLTQEIEHSSFFSSEDTVSFLLFVKNEVMQSLFKALDDYSVDNRGDVGSWVREAAIVGIEKCTYILCRRSSLVSTSQLQESKSIPEWQNEDNIPDDGVQSYFDASLSTSLVGGLVKQAVEKMDKIRELAAKVLQRILYSNTVPVPFIACQEKLKDIIPEKADSEWGEPAFLYPRFIQLLQLSCYSKYVISGLVISIGGLQDSLRKVSLSALLDYLQGKEAKDRESSLASDILWVLQNYKRCDRVTVPTLKTIEILFSKKVFLNMEAYTPIFCAGILDSITVELKGSKDFSKLYSGIAILGYIASLSDLINKWAFTHLLTFLSHRYPKIRKATAEQVYLVLLQNGSLVADINLEKALDIISETCWEGDFDEVKRKKLELCDMADVEAGQLPKATSEQNNTVQRRETLDENASYSSLVESVGF; from the exons ATGGCGGTGGCGACTAAGGTAGCAATCGAAGATGTAGTGAAGCAAGTGGTAAGTGAAGACGATGACGAACGAGATACTTGCCACATCGTTATGCAGAGATACTTCCTCCAAGAATGGAAGATCGTTAAGTCCCTTCTCGACGACATCGTTGCTGCCGGACGCGTCTCCGACTTCTCCTCTGTTCGCAAGATCCGATCCATT CTGGACAAGTATCAGGAACAAAGTCAACTGGTAGAGCCTTATCTGGAGCACATTGTTCCTCCCATAATGTTTATTATTCGCTCTCAAACCGCTGAACTAGGGGTGGCGTCAGAGGGAATTCTTGATGTGATCAAACCTTTATCCATCATAATTTATAACGTCGTAACAGTCTGTGGTTATAAGGCTGTCATCAAGTTCTTCCCACACCAGGTTTCTGATTTAGAACTTGCAGTCAGTCTCTTGGAGAAATGTCACAACACTGATTCTGGAACATCACTGAGGGAAGAAAGTACAGGAGAGATGGAGGCAAAATGCGTGATTCTACTCTGGCTTTCAATTCTTGTGCTGATTCCTTTCGATTTATCATCTGTTGATACTAGTATGGTCGATGGTAATAATGTTGACAGAGGAGAGCTGCCTCCCCTTGTACAAAGGATTATAGGGTTTGCAAAAGATTATTTGTCAAGTTCAGGTCCAATGCGTACAATCGCTGGATTATTGCTCTCAAGGCTTTTGACTCGCCCTGATATGTCAAAGGCTTTTTCCAG CTTTACTAATTGGACCCATGAAGTTCTATCTTCTCAGACAAACGATGTTACTGATCATTTCCGATTATTAGGTGCAGGAGAAGCTTTGGCTGCCATTTTTAAG ACTGGCAGCCCTAAACTGCTACTTGAAGTGGTTCCAACTGTTTGGAGTGACACATCAGCTTTGATGAAGTCGAACACTGCAGTTCGTAGTCCTTTACTTCGCAAATTCTTAGTGAAGCTATCTCAGCGGATTGCACTTGCTTGCCTGCCTAACCGTCCACCATCATGGCACTATGTG GGTAGAACTAGCACTCTTGGAGAGCATATCCCTTCAGGTGTCCCCAAAAGTGATCAAGGCAATGATTCTTCAAAGATTTTTTCTAACTTTTGCGACCAAGATGAATGCTGCCCTCAAGAGGAAGATATGGATGTTCCAGAAATAGTGGAAGAGATTATCGAACTACTGCTTTCAGGACTGAGAGACACG GATACTGTTGTGCGCTGGTCTGCTGCGAAAGGTATTGGTCGCATTACTTCACACTTAACTTGCACACTTGCAGATGAAGTCCTTGCATCTATACTGGAGCTATTTTCACCTGGCGAG GGCGATGGTTCCTGGCACGGTGGTTGCTTGGCCATGGCTGAATTGGCACGAAGAGGATTACTTTTGCCCATCAATTTTTGTAAAGTTGTGCCAGTTGTTGTGAAG GCATTACATTACGACATTCGAAGAGGTCCACACAGTGTTGGATCCCATGTACGTGATGCTGCTGCATATGTTTGTTGGGCATTTGGCCGCTCATATTATCACACAGATATGAGAAGTGTACTTGAACAGCTGGCTTCCCACCTCTTAACCATAGCTTGCTATGACCGTGAG GTTAACTGCAGAAGAGCAGCAGCAGCTGCTTTTCAGGAGAATGTAGGGAGACAAGGGAATTTTCCCCATGGCATTGATATTGTGAATACAGCTGATTACTTTGCACTCTCTTCAAGGGTAAACTCCTATCTCCATGTTGCTGTCTGCATTGCTGAGTACGATGACTATCTTCACCCTTTTGTGGATGAATTGCGGCATAGCAAGATCTGTCATTGG GACAAAGGTTTGAGAGAGCTTGCAACAAATGCTCTTTCTGCCCTTGTAAGATACAAGCCTGATTATTTTGCGGGTGTCATTCTTGAGAAATTAATTCCTTGCACCCTGTCATCTGATTTATGCATGCGGCATGGTGCAACTTTAGCAGTTGGAGAAGTTATTTTGGCTTTACACAAGTGTGGCTATCTTCTTTCAACAG ATAAGCAAAAGCAAATTGCTGGTATAGTTCCTGCAATTGAGAAAGCGCGTCTTTATCGTGGGAAAGGTGGAGAAATAATGCGCTCTGCTGTTTCACGCTTCATTGAGTGCATTTCCTTGGCTCATATACAGTTGACAGAGAAAATAAAGCGAAGTTTTCTTGATACTCTTAATGAGAATCTGAGACATCCTAATTCTCAAATACAG CATGCTGCTGTTGAAGCCCTGAAGCGCTTTGTCTGTGCTTACCTTGTTGGATTGGGAAATAAAAGCATTTATGACATTTTGCCGAAATACCTTGAACAATTAAGTGATGCTAATGTGGCTGCAAGACGGGGATCTGCACTTGCACTAGGTGTTTTGCCTTCAGACATTCTTGCTAGTCAATGGAAAGTTGTACTTTTGAAGCTCTGTAGCTGTTGCGAAATTGAG AATAATCCTGAAGATCGGGATGCTGAGTCACGGGTGAATGCTGTCAAAGCACTTGTCTCAGTTTGTGAAACTTTAACTCAGGAAATTGAGCATTCTAGTTTCTTCTCTAGTGAAGAtactgtttcttttcttttatttgtgaaaaatgaAGTTATGCAGAGTCTGTTTAAAGCTCTAGATGATTACTCTGTGGACAATAGAGGTGATGTAGGCTCTTGGGTTCGTGAGGCTGCCATTGTTGGCATTGAAAAGTGTACATATATTCTATGTCGTAGAAGTTCCTTGGTCTCTACAAGTCAATTACAAGAAAGTAAATCCATTCCAGAATGGCAGAACGAAGATAATATTCCAGATGATGGGGTCCAATCATATTTTGATGCAAGTCTTTCAACTAGTTTGGTTGGTGGCCTTGTTAAGCAAGCGGTGGAGAAGATGGATAAGATAAGGGAATTAGCTGCTAAGGTTCTTCAAAGGATTTTGTATAGCAATACGGTACCAGTTCCATTTATAGCTTGCCAAGAGAAATTAAAAGATATAATTCCTGAAAAAGCCGATTCAGAATGGGGG GAACCAGCTTTCTTATATCCTCGGTTTATTCAGTTACTTCAGCTCAGTTGTTACAGTAAATATGTGATATCAGGGTTGGTTATTTCTATTGGTGGACTGCAAGATTCTTTGAGAAAGGTGTCACTGAGTGCTCTGTTGGATTATCTTCAAGGGAAAGAAGCAAAGGATAGGGAGTCGAGTCTCGCCTCTGATATTCTTTGGGTTCTTCAGAATTACAAAAGATGCGACAGAGTCACAGTACCAACTTTAAAG acTATTGAGATTCTTTTCAGCAAAAAGGTGTTCTTAAACATGGAG GCATATACTCCAATCTTTTGTGCTGGCATTCTGGATTCCATCACAGTAGAGTTGAAAGGATCTAAGGATTTTTCGAAGTTATACTCTGGGATTGCAATTCTTGGATATATTGCTTCGCTTTCAGATCTCATTAATAAGTGGGCCTTCACGCATCTTCTGACTTTTCTTAGCCATAGATACCCCAAG ATTCGTAAGGCTACTGCAGAACAAGTGTATCTTGTCCTCCTGCAAAATGGGAGTTTGGTAGCAGACATAAATTTGGAGAAAGCACTTGATATTATTTCAGAAACCTGTTGGGAAGGTGACTTTGATGAAGTAAAACGTAAAAAGTTAGAACTCTGTGATATGGCAGATGTTGAAGCTGGTCAGCTTCCTAAAGCTACCAGTGAACAAAACAACACTGTACAGAGGCGTGAAACACTTGATGAAAACGCGTCATATTCCTCATTAGTTGAATCAGTTGGGTTTTAG
- the LOC113731787 gene encoding methionine aminopeptidase 1A-like gives MAGGGADAVETAALCCAKCGKPAHLQCPKCVELKLPREGAAFCTQDCFKASWGSHKSIHLKAKLLELSPGNEQDATSPASSWLYCLKKGQARTLKMPNFDWTGTLRPYPISKKREVPAHIEQPDWASDGIPKVEPNSDLQHTVEIKTPDQIERMRETCRIAREVLDAAARVIRPGITTDEIDAVVHEATVSAGGYPSPLNYHFFPKSCCTSVNEVICHGIPDARKLEDGDIVNVDVTVYHKGVHGDLNETFFVGNVDEASQRLVQCTYECLEKAISIVKPGVRFREVGEVINRHALMSGFSVVKSYCGHGIGELFHCAPNIPHYARNKAVGIMKAGQTFTIEPMINAGVWRDRMWPDGWTAVTADGKCSAQFEHTLLVTETGVEVLTARLPTSPNVFPWIHS, from the exons ATGGCGGGTGGAGGAGCAGATGCTGTTGAAACTGCAGCCTTGTGCTGTGCTAAATGTGGCAAGCCAGCTCATCTTCA GTGCCCCAAATGTGTAGAGCTAAAGCTTCCTCGTGAAGGTGCTGCTTTCTG CACACAGGACTGTTTCAAGGCATCCTGGGGTTCACATAAATCAATTCACTTGAAGGCGAAATTATTGGAACTTTCACCTGGCAATGAGCAAGATGCTACCTCTCCTGCAAGCAGTTGGCTTTATTGCTTGAAGAAAGGACAGGCTCGTACACTGAAAATGCCAAACTTTGATTGGACAGG GACACTAAGGCCGTACCCTATATCAAAAAAGCGTGAAGTTCCTGCTCACATTGAACAACCTGATTGGGCGAGTGAT GGAATCCCAAAGGTTGAGCCAAATAGTGACCTGCAGCACACTGTTGAG ATCAAGACTCCCGACCAAATTGAGAGAATGCGAGAAACTTGTCGA ATTGCAAGAGAAGTTTTGGATGCAGCTGCCCGTGTTATTCGACCTGGCATAACTACTGATGAAATTGATGCGGTGGTTCATGAAGCTACTGTTTCTGCAG GTGGATATCCATCGCCTCTGAACTATCATTTCTTCCCAAAATCTTGCTGCAC GTCAGTTAATGAGGTAATCTGCCATGGAATTCCGGATGCAAG GAAATTAGAGGATGGCGACATTGTAAATGTAGATGTAACTGTGTACCATAAAGGGGTCCATG GTGATCTCAATGAAACATTCTTTGTGGGCAACGTTGATGAAGCATCTCAGCGGCTCGTGCAATGTACATATGAGTGCTTGGAGAAGGCAATATCTATTG TCAAACCTGGGGTACGATTTCGTGAAGTTGGAGAGGTCATCAATCGACACGCTTTGATGTCAGGCTTCTCTGTG GTCAAATCTTATTGTGGTCATGGTATTGGAGAGCTATTCCATTGTGCACCAAATATTCCGCATTATGCTA GAAATAAAGCAGTTGGTATAATGAAGGCTGGCCAGACCTTTACTATAGAACCAATGATCAATGCAG GTGTTTGGCGTGACCGGATGTGGCCTGATGGATGGACAGCTGTTACTGCAGATGGAAAATGCAGTGCTCAGTTTGAACACACTCTTTTG GTGACAGAGACGGGGGTTGAAGTTCTCACAGCACGCTTGCCAACATCCCCCAACGTGTTCCCCTGGATACATTCATAA
- the LOC113731786 gene encoding tubulin-folding cofactor D-like isoform X2: MAVATKVAIEDVVKQVVSEDDDERDTCHIVMQRYFLQEWKIVKSLLDDIVAAGRVSDFSSVRKIRSILDKYQEQSQLVEPYLEHIVPPIMFIIRSQTAELGVASEGILDVIKPLSIIIYNVVTVCGYKAVIKFFPHQVSDLELAVSLLEKCHNTDSGTSLREESTGEMEAKCVILLWLSILVLIPFDLSSVDTSMVDGNNVDRGELPPLVQRIIGFAKDYLSSSGPMRTIAGLLLSRLLTRPDMSKAFSSFTNWTHEVLSSQTNDVTDHFRLLGAGEALAAIFKTGSPKLLLEVVPTVWSDTSALMKSNTAVRSPLLRKFLVKLSQRIALACLPNRPPSWHYVGRTSTLGEHIPSGVPKSDQGNDSSKIFSNFCDQDECCPQEEDMDVPEIVEEIIELLLSGLRDTDTVVRWSAAKGIGRITSHLTCTLADEVLASILELFSPGEGDGSWHGGCLAMAELARRGLLLPINFCKVVPVVVKALHYDIRRGPHSVGSHVRDAAAYVCWAFGRSYYHTDMRSVLEQLASHLLTIACYDREVNCRRAAAAAFQENVGRQGNFPHGIDIVNTADYFALSSRVNSYLHVAVCIAEYDDYLHPFVDELRHSKICHWDKGLRELATNALSALVRYKPDYFAGVILEKLIPCTLSSDLCMRHGATLAVGEVILALHKCGYLLSTDKQKQIAGIVPAIEKARLYRGKGGEIMRSAVSRFIECISLAHIQLTEKIKRSFLDTLNENLRHPNSQIQHAAVEALKRFVCAYLVGLGNKSIYDILPKYLEQLSDANVAARRGSALALGVLPSDILASQWKVVLLKLCSCCEIENNPEDRDAESRVNAVKALVSVCETLTQEIEHSSFFSSEDTVSFLLFVKNEVMQSLFKALDDYSVDNRGDVGSWVREAAIVGIEKCTYILCRRSSLVSTSQLQESKSIPEWQNEDNIPDDGVQSYFDASLSTSLVGGLVKQAVEKMDKIRELAAKVLQRILYSNTVPVPFIACQEKLKDIIPEKADSEWGGWLFLLVDCKIL; the protein is encoded by the exons ATGGCGGTGGCGACTAAGGTAGCAATCGAAGATGTAGTGAAGCAAGTGGTAAGTGAAGACGATGACGAACGAGATACTTGCCACATCGTTATGCAGAGATACTTCCTCCAAGAATGGAAGATCGTTAAGTCCCTTCTCGACGACATCGTTGCTGCCGGACGCGTCTCCGACTTCTCCTCTGTTCGCAAGATCCGATCCATT CTGGACAAGTATCAGGAACAAAGTCAACTGGTAGAGCCTTATCTGGAGCACATTGTTCCTCCCATAATGTTTATTATTCGCTCTCAAACCGCTGAACTAGGGGTGGCGTCAGAGGGAATTCTTGATGTGATCAAACCTTTATCCATCATAATTTATAACGTCGTAACAGTCTGTGGTTATAAGGCTGTCATCAAGTTCTTCCCACACCAGGTTTCTGATTTAGAACTTGCAGTCAGTCTCTTGGAGAAATGTCACAACACTGATTCTGGAACATCACTGAGGGAAGAAAGTACAGGAGAGATGGAGGCAAAATGCGTGATTCTACTCTGGCTTTCAATTCTTGTGCTGATTCCTTTCGATTTATCATCTGTTGATACTAGTATGGTCGATGGTAATAATGTTGACAGAGGAGAGCTGCCTCCCCTTGTACAAAGGATTATAGGGTTTGCAAAAGATTATTTGTCAAGTTCAGGTCCAATGCGTACAATCGCTGGATTATTGCTCTCAAGGCTTTTGACTCGCCCTGATATGTCAAAGGCTTTTTCCAG CTTTACTAATTGGACCCATGAAGTTCTATCTTCTCAGACAAACGATGTTACTGATCATTTCCGATTATTAGGTGCAGGAGAAGCTTTGGCTGCCATTTTTAAG ACTGGCAGCCCTAAACTGCTACTTGAAGTGGTTCCAACTGTTTGGAGTGACACATCAGCTTTGATGAAGTCGAACACTGCAGTTCGTAGTCCTTTACTTCGCAAATTCTTAGTGAAGCTATCTCAGCGGATTGCACTTGCTTGCCTGCCTAACCGTCCACCATCATGGCACTATGTG GGTAGAACTAGCACTCTTGGAGAGCATATCCCTTCAGGTGTCCCCAAAAGTGATCAAGGCAATGATTCTTCAAAGATTTTTTCTAACTTTTGCGACCAAGATGAATGCTGCCCTCAAGAGGAAGATATGGATGTTCCAGAAATAGTGGAAGAGATTATCGAACTACTGCTTTCAGGACTGAGAGACACG GATACTGTTGTGCGCTGGTCTGCTGCGAAAGGTATTGGTCGCATTACTTCACACTTAACTTGCACACTTGCAGATGAAGTCCTTGCATCTATACTGGAGCTATTTTCACCTGGCGAG GGCGATGGTTCCTGGCACGGTGGTTGCTTGGCCATGGCTGAATTGGCACGAAGAGGATTACTTTTGCCCATCAATTTTTGTAAAGTTGTGCCAGTTGTTGTGAAG GCATTACATTACGACATTCGAAGAGGTCCACACAGTGTTGGATCCCATGTACGTGATGCTGCTGCATATGTTTGTTGGGCATTTGGCCGCTCATATTATCACACAGATATGAGAAGTGTACTTGAACAGCTGGCTTCCCACCTCTTAACCATAGCTTGCTATGACCGTGAG GTTAACTGCAGAAGAGCAGCAGCAGCTGCTTTTCAGGAGAATGTAGGGAGACAAGGGAATTTTCCCCATGGCATTGATATTGTGAATACAGCTGATTACTTTGCACTCTCTTCAAGGGTAAACTCCTATCTCCATGTTGCTGTCTGCATTGCTGAGTACGATGACTATCTTCACCCTTTTGTGGATGAATTGCGGCATAGCAAGATCTGTCATTGG GACAAAGGTTTGAGAGAGCTTGCAACAAATGCTCTTTCTGCCCTTGTAAGATACAAGCCTGATTATTTTGCGGGTGTCATTCTTGAGAAATTAATTCCTTGCACCCTGTCATCTGATTTATGCATGCGGCATGGTGCAACTTTAGCAGTTGGAGAAGTTATTTTGGCTTTACACAAGTGTGGCTATCTTCTTTCAACAG ATAAGCAAAAGCAAATTGCTGGTATAGTTCCTGCAATTGAGAAAGCGCGTCTTTATCGTGGGAAAGGTGGAGAAATAATGCGCTCTGCTGTTTCACGCTTCATTGAGTGCATTTCCTTGGCTCATATACAGTTGACAGAGAAAATAAAGCGAAGTTTTCTTGATACTCTTAATGAGAATCTGAGACATCCTAATTCTCAAATACAG CATGCTGCTGTTGAAGCCCTGAAGCGCTTTGTCTGTGCTTACCTTGTTGGATTGGGAAATAAAAGCATTTATGACATTTTGCCGAAATACCTTGAACAATTAAGTGATGCTAATGTGGCTGCAAGACGGGGATCTGCACTTGCACTAGGTGTTTTGCCTTCAGACATTCTTGCTAGTCAATGGAAAGTTGTACTTTTGAAGCTCTGTAGCTGTTGCGAAATTGAG AATAATCCTGAAGATCGGGATGCTGAGTCACGGGTGAATGCTGTCAAAGCACTTGTCTCAGTTTGTGAAACTTTAACTCAGGAAATTGAGCATTCTAGTTTCTTCTCTAGTGAAGAtactgtttcttttcttttatttgtgaaaaatgaAGTTATGCAGAGTCTGTTTAAAGCTCTAGATGATTACTCTGTGGACAATAGAGGTGATGTAGGCTCTTGGGTTCGTGAGGCTGCCATTGTTGGCATTGAAAAGTGTACATATATTCTATGTCGTAGAAGTTCCTTGGTCTCTACAAGTCAATTACAAGAAAGTAAATCCATTCCAGAATGGCAGAACGAAGATAATATTCCAGATGATGGGGTCCAATCATATTTTGATGCAAGTCTTTCAACTAGTTTGGTTGGTGGCCTTGTTAAGCAAGCGGTGGAGAAGATGGATAAGATAAGGGAATTAGCTGCTAAGGTTCTTCAAAGGATTTTGTATAGCAATACGGTACCAGTTCCATTTATAGCTTGCCAAGAGAAATTAAAAGATATAATTCCTGAAAAAGCCGATTCAGAATGGGGG GGTTGGTTATTTCTATTGGTGGACTGCAAGATTCTTTGA